One stretch of Gadus chalcogrammus isolate NIFS_2021 chromosome 14, NIFS_Gcha_1.0, whole genome shotgun sequence DNA includes these proteins:
- the gch1 gene encoding GTP cyclohydrolase 1, with protein MSPDACVRTRSENPSPKLTPQVPSLCAMERALPTQQKDAEATGELNGLFDAMMRKPGGRPGQAPPAQTPAESTPQQTSSSSSCSVTESWREVRTRSVEDNEMSLPSLATAYTSILRGLGEDPQRQGLLKTPRRAATAMQFFTKGYQEKIIDVMNDAIFDEDHDEMVIVKDIDMFSMCEHHLVPIFGRVHIGYLPDKRVLGLSKLARIVEIYSRRLQVQERLTKQIAVAITEALKPAGVGVVIEATHMCMVMRGVQKMNSKTVTSTMLGVFREDPKTRDEFLTLIRG; from the exons ATGAGCCCTGACGCGTGTGTCCGAACCCGATCAGAAAACCCCTCTCCAAAACTTACTCCACAAGTACCATCCCTCTGCGCCATGGAGCGTGCGTTACCCACCCAGCAGAAGGACGCCGAGGCAACCGGTGAGCTGAACGGACTGTTCGACGCGATGATGAGGAAACCCGGGGGTCGACCGGGACAGGCTCCTCCAGCCCAGACCCCTGCAGAGTCCACCCCGCAGCagacctcctcgtcctcctcctgctccgtcaccgagagctggagagaggttCGCACCCGGAGCGTAGAGGACAACGAAATGAGTTTGCCCAGCCTGGCCACAGCCTACACGTCCATCCTCAGAGGACTCGGCGAGGACCCTCAGAGACAGGGGCTGCTCAAGACCCCCCGGAGAGCCGCCACGGCCATGCAGTTCTTCACCAAGGGCTACCAGGAGAAGATCATTG ATGTCATGAACGACGCCATCTTCGATGAAGACCACGATGAGATGGTGATCGTGAAAGACATCGACATGTTCTCCATGTGCGAGCACCACCTGGTGCCCATATTTGGCAGG GTCCACATCGGGTACCTGCCCGACAAGAGGGTTCTGGGCCTCAGCAAACTGGCCAG gaTTGTTGAAATCTACAGTCGTCGACTGCAAG TGCAAGAGCGCCTGACCAAACAGATCGCCGTGGCGATCACTGAAGCTCTGAAACCCGCCGGGGTCGGGGTGGTGATCGAGGCTAC TCACATGTGCATGGTGATGCGCGGCGTGCAGAAGATGAACAGTAAGACGGTGACCAGCACCATGTTGGGGGTCTTCAGGGAGGACCCCAAGACACGCGACGAGTTCCTCACGCTCATCCGGGGCTGA